The following are encoded together in the Eulemur rufifrons isolate Redbay chromosome 28, OSU_ERuf_1, whole genome shotgun sequence genome:
- the BLOC1S2 gene encoding biogenesis of lysosome-related organelles complex 1 subunit 2 isoform X2 has translation MAAAAEGVPATRREEPARDDAAVETAEEAKEPAEADITELCRDMFSKMATYLTGELTATSEDYKLLENMNKLTSLKYLEMKDIAINISRNLKDLNQKYAGLQPYLDQINVIEEQVAALEQAAYKLDAYSKKLAKYKKLEKR, from the exons ATGGCGGCTGCGGCTGAGGGAGTCCCCGCGACCCGACGGGAGGAGCCTGCTCGAG ATGATGCCGCGGTGGAGACAGCTGAGGAAGCAAAGGAGCCTGCTGAAGCTGACATCACTGAACTTTGCCGGGACATGTTCTCCAAAATGGCCACTTACCTGACTGGGGAACTGACGG cCACCAGTGAAGACTATAAGCTCctggaaaatatgaataaactaACCAGCTTGAAGTATCTTGAAATGAAAGatattgctataaacattagtAGAAACTTAAAAGACTTAAACCAGAAGT atgctGGACTGCAGCCTTATCTGGATCAGATCAATGTCATTGAAGAGCAGGTAGCGGCTCTTGAGCAGGCAGCTTACAAGTTGGATGCGTATTCAAAAAAACTGG CCAAGTACAAGAAGCTGGAGAAACGATGA
- the BLOC1S2 gene encoding biogenesis of lysosome-related organelles complex 1 subunit 2 isoform X1 → MAAAAEGVPATRREEPARDDAAVETAEEAKEPAEADITELCRDMFSKMATYLTGELTATSEDYKLLENMNKLTSLKYLEMKDIAINISRNLKDLNQKYAGLQPYLDQINVIEEQVAALEQAAYKLDAYSKKLEAKYKKLEKR, encoded by the exons ATGGCGGCTGCGGCTGAGGGAGTCCCCGCGACCCGACGGGAGGAGCCTGCTCGAG ATGATGCCGCGGTGGAGACAGCTGAGGAAGCAAAGGAGCCTGCTGAAGCTGACATCACTGAACTTTGCCGGGACATGTTCTCCAAAATGGCCACTTACCTGACTGGGGAACTGACGG cCACCAGTGAAGACTATAAGCTCctggaaaatatgaataaactaACCAGCTTGAAGTATCTTGAAATGAAAGatattgctataaacattagtAGAAACTTAAAAGACTTAAACCAGAAGT atgctGGACTGCAGCCTTATCTGGATCAGATCAATGTCATTGAAGAGCAGGTAGCGGCTCTTGAGCAGGCAGCTTACAAGTTGGATGCGTATTCAAAAAAACTGG aAGCCAAGTACAAGAAGCTGGAGAAACGATGA
- the BLOC1S2 gene encoding biogenesis of lysosome-related organelles complex 1 subunit 2 isoform X3, with protein sequence MRLPRRSLEIATSEDYKLLENMNKLTSLKYLEMKDIAINISRNLKDLNQKYAGLQPYLDQINVIEEQVAALEQAAYKLDAYSKKLEAKYKKLEKR encoded by the exons ATGAGACTGCCAAGGAGGAGCTTAGAAATAG cCACCAGTGAAGACTATAAGCTCctggaaaatatgaataaactaACCAGCTTGAAGTATCTTGAAATGAAAGatattgctataaacattagtAGAAACTTAAAAGACTTAAACCAGAAGT atgctGGACTGCAGCCTTATCTGGATCAGATCAATGTCATTGAAGAGCAGGTAGCGGCTCTTGAGCAGGCAGCTTACAAGTTGGATGCGTATTCAAAAAAACTGG aAGCCAAGTACAAGAAGCTGGAGAAACGATGA
- the PKD2L1 gene encoding polycystin-2-like protein 1 isoform X2 yields the protein MKPRRRHTRRWCPAAASISVVASEGFWASLQCPLGLWGTALTENTAENRELYVKTTLRELLVYVVFLADICLLTYGMTSSSAYYYTKVMSELFLHTPSNTGVSFQAISSMADFWDFAQGPLLDSLYWTKWYNNQSLGHGSHSFIYYENLLLGVPRLRQLRVRNDSCVVHEDFREDILSCYDVYSPDKEEQLPFGPLNGTAWTYHSQDELGGSSHWGRLTSYSGGGFYLDLPGPRQASAEALRDLQQGLWLDRGTRVVFIDFSVYNANINLFCVLRLVVEFPATGGAIPSWQIRTVKLIRYVSNWDFFIIGCEIVFCIFIFYYVVEEILELHIHRLSYLSSIWNILDLVVILLSIMAVGFHIFRTLEVNRLMGKLLQQPNTYADFEFLAFWQTQYNNMNAVNLFFAWIKIFKYISFNKTMTQLSSTLARCAKDILGFAVMFFIVFFAYAQLGYLLFGTQVENFSTFIKCIFTQFRIILGDFDYNAIDDANRILGPAYFVTYVFFVFFVLLNMFLAIINDTYSEVKEELAGQKDELQISDLLKQGYKKTLLRLRLRKEQVSDVQKVLQGGEQEIQFEDFTNTLRELGHTEHEITELTAAFTRFDRDGNRILDEKEQEQMRQDFEEERVALNAEIENMGRSIASSLPGELGPEAARAGGWISGEEFYMLTRRVLQLETVLEGLVSRVDAVGSKLNMLERKGWLVSSPGMEEQAIWEHLQPAPAVTPAPWGVQGGHDSEVSCKREGEALEEETLTW from the exons TGACCTATGGAATGACAAGCTCCAGTGCTTATTACTACACCAAAGTGATGTCTGAGCTCTTCTTACATACCCCGTCCAACACTGGAGTCTCCTTCCAGGCCATCAGCAGCATGGCAGACTTCTGGGAT TTTGCCCAGGGCCCCTTACTGGACAGTTTGTACTGGACCAAATGGTACAACAACCAGAGCCTGGGCCACGGCTCCCACTCCTTCATCTACTACGAGAACCTGCTGCTGGGGGTTCCGCGGCTGCGGCAGCTGAGGGTCCGCAACGACTCCTGTGTGGTGCATGAGGACTTCCGTGAGGACATTTTGAGCTGCTACGACGTCTACTCTCCAGACAAAGAAGAGCAACTCCCGTTTGGGCCCCTCAATGGCACGGC GTGGACATACCACTCGCAGGATGAGCTGGGGGGCTCCTCCCACTGGGGCAGGCTCACCAGCTACAGTGGAGGTGGCTTCTACCTGGACCTTCCCGGACCCCGACAGGCCAGTGCAGAGGCTCTCCGGGACCTCCAGCAGGGGCTGTGGCTAGATAGGGGCACGCGGGTGGTGTTCATCGACTTCTCAGTCTACAATGCCAACATCAATCTGTTCTGTGTTCTGAG ACTGGTGGTGGAGTTTCCAGCTACAGGAGGCGCCATCCCATCCTGGCAAATCCGCACAGTTAAGCTGATCCGCTACGTCAGCAACTGGGACTTCTTTATCATCGGCTGCGAGATCGTCTTCTGCATCTTCATCTTCTACTATGTGGTGGAGGAGATCCTGGAGCTCCACATCCACCGGCTTAGCTACCTCAGCAGCATCTGGAACATACTAGACCTGGTGGTCATCTTG CTCTCCATTATGGCCGTTGGCTTCCACATATTCCGAACCCTGGAGGTGAATCGGCTGATGGGGAAGCTCCTGCAGCAGCCAAACACGTATGCTGACTTCGAGTTCCTCGCCTTCTGGCAGACACAGTACAACAACATGAATGCTGTCAACCTCTTCTTTGCCTGGATCAAG ATATTCAAGTACATCAGCTTCAACAAAACCATGACCCAGCTCTCCTCCACGCTGGCCCGCTGTGCCAAGGACATCCTAGGTTTCGCAGTCAtgttcttcattgttttcttcgCCTACGCCCAACTCGGCTACCTGCTTTTTGGGACCCAAGTGGAAAACTTTAGCACTTTCAtcaaatgcat TTTCACTCAGTTCCGGATAATCCTTGGAGATTTTGACTACAATGCTATCGATGATGCCAATCGCATCCTGGGCCCTGCCTACTTTGTCACCTATGTCTTCTTCGTCTTCTTCGTGCTCCTG AACATGTTCCTGGCCATCATCAATGACACATACTCAGAGGTCAAGGAGGAGTTGGCTGGACAGAAGGATGAGCTGCAAATTTCTGACCTCCTAAAACAG GGATACAAGAAGACCCTACTACGGCTGCGTCTGAGGAAGGAGCAGGTTTCAGATGTACAGAAGGTCCTGCAGGGTGGGGAGCAAGAGATCCAGTTTGAGGATTTCACCAACACCTTGAGGGA ACTGGGACACACAGAGCATGAAATCACTGAGCTCACAGCTGCCTTCACCAGGTTTGACCGAGATGGGAATCGCATCCTGGATGAGAAGGAGCAGGAACAAATGCGACAGGACTTCGAGGAGGAGAGG GTGGCCCTCAATGCTGAGATTGAGAACATGGGCCGGTCCATTGCGAGTAGCCTACCAGGCGAGTTGGGCCCAGAGGCTGCCAGAGCAGGAGGCTGGATTTCAGGAGAAGAATTCTACAT GCTCACAAGGAGAGTTCTGCAGCTGGAGACTGTCCTGGAAGGACTTGTGTCCCGGGTTGATGCTGTGGGCTCAAAGCTAAACATGCTGGAGAGGAAGGGGTGGCTTGTTTCCTCCCCAGGCATG GAGGAACAAGCCATTTGGGAGCACCTGCAGCCAGCCCCAGCTGTGACTCCAGCCCCCTGGGGGGTCCAGGGTGGGCATGacagtg AGGTTTCCTGTAAAAGAGAAGGGGAAGCCCTGGAGGAGGAGACTCTCACGTGGTGA